The following proteins come from a genomic window of Micavibrio aeruginosavorus EPB:
- a CDS encoding TspO/MBR family protein: MITRRDLFLLPACILSLPLLGALVGFATRPGVDGWYQTAVKSALTPPDYVFGIVWSTLYLLMGFYLWRIVRRTPDDSGDDSRRFLLRLFIAQLIANLAWSFIFFQMQALWLAVAWIVGLITAVGVLIKQTYKLDRWAALALVPLFAWMCFALYLSTFVAWHFT; this comes from the coding sequence ATGATCACCCGCCGCGACCTTTTCCTGCTGCCTGCCTGTATTCTGAGCCTGCCGCTTTTGGGGGCGCTGGTTGGGTTTGCCACACGGCCCGGCGTGGATGGGTGGTATCAAACCGCGGTGAAATCCGCCCTGACCCCGCCGGATTATGTGTTCGGGATTGTATGGTCCACATTGTACCTGTTGATGGGATTTTATTTGTGGCGAATCGTGCGCCGCACGCCTGATGATTCGGGTGATGATTCGCGCCGCTTCCTGCTTCGCCTGTTCATCGCACAGTTGATCGCCAACCTGGCGTGGAGTTTTATTTTTTTCCAGATGCAGGCGCTGTGGCTGGCTGTTGCATGGATTGTCGGGCTGATTACGGCCGTAGGCGTGTTGATCAAACAGACATACAAACTGGATCGCTGGGCGGCGCTGGCGTTGGTGCCGCTTTTTGCGTGGATGTGTTTTGCCTTGTATCTCAGCACCTTCGTCGCGTGGCACTTTACTTAA
- a CDS encoding AAA family ATPase, whose protein sequence is MTTEKKTPGKNRVDYPLVFSDDELDALIHRYCRDFTQLAREGKFDPITGRDDEIQQMVLILLQKGRKNAALQAPAGVGKTALVAGLAQQIVAGTVPDYLKDARVLELDLAAMAAGTSGPAEFQGRFIPICRGIAERYRFEEYPKTILFIDEMHTIMPTCDGSAYKGLSEVLKPYLTAGDLHVIGATTLDEFRIFVAIDPAMDRRFQKIPLRIPNAEETFNILMNLKSGYEKHHHITVEPESLRRIIKLTDEHMRKRYQPDKSIIVMDAAMALHVLHHGRGGVLDDKSITYIVSKESGLHAGAL, encoded by the coding sequence ATGACTACCGAGAAAAAGACGCCCGGAAAAAACAGAGTCGATTACCCGTTGGTGTTTTCCGACGATGAACTGGATGCGTTGATCCATCGTTATTGCCGCGACTTCACGCAATTGGCGCGCGAAGGAAAATTCGACCCGATCACAGGCCGTGATGACGAAATCCAGCAGATGGTTTTGATCCTTCTGCAAAAGGGACGAAAGAACGCCGCGCTGCAAGCCCCCGCCGGTGTGGGTAAAACCGCCTTGGTTGCCGGATTGGCCCAACAGATTGTCGCGGGCACCGTACCTGACTATCTGAAAGACGCGCGCGTTCTGGAACTTGATCTGGCCGCGATGGCGGCGGGCACATCCGGCCCGGCGGAATTTCAGGGCCGCTTTATTCCGATTTGCCGCGGTATTGCCGAACGGTACCGGTTCGAAGAATATCCGAAAACCATTCTGTTTATTGACGAAATGCACACCATCATGCCGACCTGTGACGGATCGGCGTACAAGGGTTTATCGGAAGTTTTGAAACCGTATTTGACCGCGGGTGACCTGCACGTCATTGGCGCGACGACACTGGACGAATTCCGCATTTTCGTCGCCATCGACCCCGCCATGGATCGCCGTTTCCAAAAAATTCCGCTGCGTATTCCGAACGCGGAAGAAACGTTCAATATTTTGATGAATTTGAAATCCGGCTATGAAAAGCATCACCACATCACTGTGGAACCGGAATCACTGCGCCGGATTATCAAACTGACCGACGAACATATGCGCAAACGATACCAGCCGGATAAATCCATTATCGTGATGGATGCCGCCATGGCGCTGCACGTCCTGCATCACGGTCGCGGCGGGGTTTTGGATGATAAATCCATCACCTATATCGTATCGAAGGAATCAGGGCTGCACGCCGGGGCGCTTTAA
- the serB gene encoding phosphoserine phosphatase SerB, with amino-acid sequence MRFVLTLIASDHPLTPAHLAGVMRYCDGQGLSVTAGPRWLDQHKAADILLQHRPNPDQMRDLRDALMTDRIDILVVNAGTRRKKIMLADMDSTIITGETLDDLAALVGKHDEVAAITSAAMNGTIGFREALEQRMSLLAGVSELQLHQTLNAMELSPGAALLVAGMRQIGAITVLVSSGFTFFTGGIAQRVGFTQHHGNVLDMQDGALTGRVLDPVLDKTAKLHFLNHYVEQLDITADDVLAIGDGSNDIPMLQAAGLGIGYHPKPAVAAAVDNLILHGDLTAALYAQGLIPKT; translated from the coding sequence ATGCGCTTCGTTCTGACCCTCATTGCATCTGACCATCCCTTAACCCCGGCCCATCTGGCGGGGGTGATGCGCTATTGCGACGGGCAAGGGTTGTCCGTGACCGCCGGGCCGCGATGGCTGGACCAGCACAAGGCGGCGGACATCCTGCTGCAACATCGTCCCAACCCGGATCAGATGCGGGATCTGCGCGACGCGCTGATGACGGACCGGATTGATATTCTGGTCGTGAATGCGGGCACGCGACGCAAGAAAATCATGCTGGCCGATATGGATTCGACCATCATCACGGGCGAAACGCTGGATGATCTGGCCGCCCTGGTCGGCAAGCATGACGAAGTCGCCGCCATCACATCCGCCGCCATGAACGGCACCATCGGATTTCGTGAGGCGCTGGAACAGCGCATGAGCCTGCTGGCGGGTGTCAGCGAACTTCAATTGCATCAGACATTAAACGCGATGGAGCTTTCACCCGGGGCGGCTTTGCTGGTCGCGGGCATGCGGCAGATTGGTGCCATTACTGTTCTGGTTTCCAGCGGGTTCACATTCTTTACCGGCGGTATCGCACAGCGGGTCGGCTTTACCCAGCATCATGGAAATGTTCTGGATATGCAGGACGGCGCCCTCACGGGCCGGGTGCTCGACCCTGTTTTGGACAAGACCGCAAAACTGCATTTCCTCAATCACTATGTCGAACAATTGGACATCACGGCCGACGATGTTCTGGCGATTGGGGATGGATCAAATGACATTCCCATGTTGCAGGCCGCGGGGCTGGGCATCGGATATCACCCGAAACCCGCCGTGGCCGCGGCCGTGGACAATCTAATCCTGCATGGCGACCTGACCGCCGCGTTGTACGCGCAAGGGCTGATCCCAAAGACATAA
- a CDS encoding methyltransferase, with translation MKNENPILVALSHGLKSDLFPSAGPGAAVLAIGFDGDVDDSLFPASVTTMVQYWAGPAARLRALGYAVRGDVPADAAFDRVIIHTPKQMDEMQYLLAAGWRALRPGGDLIAVAANDAGGARLGPVLRDAGLNISESSKAKCRVVRVIKNDDVSVPPDWLAHGDFRVHPDTGMTTCPGLFSWDRVDAGSALLRDHLPADLSGVGADFGCGYGFLSRTVLDRCAHVTCLHGLDADSRAVAAAGANMQSDGPRFCGHHVDIPSGSGLTGLDFIVMNPPFHTGARESHDLGRAFIARAHEALRKGGTLVMVANAHLGYEADLLRLFSAVNKLYEGGVFKIYQCVK, from the coding sequence ATGAAAAATGAAAATCCCATCCTTGTTGCCCTGTCGCATGGGTTGAAGTCTGACCTGTTCCCGTCTGCTGGGCCGGGGGCTGCGGTGCTGGCGATCGGTTTCGATGGTGATGTCGATGATTCACTGTTCCCGGCTTCGGTCACAACCATGGTGCAATATTGGGCGGGTCCGGCGGCGCGGTTGCGCGCGCTGGGTTATGCCGTGCGCGGGGATGTTCCGGCCGACGCCGCGTTTGATCGCGTGATTATTCACACGCCAAAACAGATGGATGAAATGCAGTATCTTCTGGCGGCGGGGTGGCGTGCGTTAAGGCCCGGTGGCGACTTGATCGCCGTTGCGGCCAATGATGCGGGTGGGGCACGATTGGGTCCGGTGTTGCGGGATGCCGGGTTGAATATATCGGAATCATCCAAGGCCAAATGCCGCGTTGTGCGTGTCATCAAAAATGATGACGTGAGTGTCCCGCCCGATTGGTTGGCTCATGGTGATTTTCGCGTTCACCCCGATACGGGCATGACCACCTGTCCCGGCCTGTTCAGTTGGGACCGTGTCGATGCTGGTTCCGCCCTGTTACGCGATCATTTGCCCGCCGATTTGTCCGGGGTGGGTGCGGATTTTGGATGTGGGTATGGGTTTTTATCCCGCACAGTGTTGGATCGCTGTGCGCACGTGACATGCCTGCACGGGCTGGATGCGGATTCACGCGCGGTCGCGGCCGCCGGGGCCAATATGCAATCCGATGGCCCACGTTTTTGTGGCCATCATGTTGATATTCCATCCGGATCGGGTCTGACGGGGCTGGATTTTATTGTCATGAACCCGCCGTTCCATACGGGCGCGCGGGAAAGCCACGATCTGGGCCGGGCCTTTATCGCCCGCGCGCATGAAGCGTTGCGCAAGGGTGGTACACTGGTCATGGTCGCCAATGCCCATCTGGGATACGAAGCAGACTTATTGCGCCTTTTTTCCGCCGTGAATAAATTATATGAAGGTGGCGTCTTCAAAATCTATCAATGCGTAAAGTAA
- a CDS encoding type I secretion C-terminal target domain-containing protein gives MRTDTNSLPADQTINAVPQDNGAADPIVVAAADIDAATEDAPAVEPSDDDVVVAQDADDTQPTDSPSIVDTLKSSAAAAPAPSPKPVPANEGFGFQSTAPTVSALYDDDLFALGVITDDDDNAGAFISVSLFDLALGQEFRPADLFRPVTDAGSDSGGGGGPVAPSYDFTINGTAGHDFISNLHIGTVTNLNPVGSPFFGPARFYFDHLPGQEYSWDGAVFTSTIDASTFDPYAVVPPAGTYAIYGDDGTDFIIALSSDGLVDAGNGNNSIEIYGDNNTVSSGDGNDLYYVSGNNNTIDGGEASDRIVVRGDNNTIETGGSDPGHNTGSYYVSVSGNNNTINADDVEGWHAVYGDDNVMNTYGGEDDVTISGNRNTLDAGADDDHITIDGDENDLYGGAGADWFDFQFGATDNVIHDFNRGEGDFIDIRDVLSGYDHGVDDADDFIQLVANGADTDVYVSASGDGNFDRLATIIGGFGGASVDDLITNGSLAVADV, from the coding sequence ATGCGTACAGACACAAACTCTCTTCCTGCTGACCAGACAATCAACGCCGTGCCTCAGGACAATGGGGCCGCTGATCCGATTGTGGTTGCTGCCGCGGACATTGATGCCGCCACAGAGGATGCCCCGGCGGTAGAACCATCGGACGACGATGTGGTGGTGGCCCAGGATGCCGATGATACGCAACCCACAGATTCCCCATCTATTGTTGATACTTTGAAATCAAGCGCTGCGGCGGCTCCTGCGCCTTCGCCCAAACCTGTGCCCGCGAACGAGGGCTTTGGCTTTCAAAGCACAGCCCCCACTGTTTCCGCGTTGTATGATGATGATCTTTTCGCGCTGGGGGTCATTACGGATGACGATGATAATGCGGGCGCGTTTATATCGGTGTCCCTGTTCGATCTGGCCTTGGGGCAAGAATTTCGTCCGGCGGATTTGTTCCGGCCCGTGACCGATGCGGGATCAGATTCCGGTGGCGGCGGCGGTCCTGTTGCGCCCAGCTATGATTTCACGATCAACGGCACGGCGGGGCATGATTTTATTTCAAACCTGCATATCGGTACGGTGACAAACCTCAATCCTGTGGGCAGCCCCTTCTTTGGCCCGGCGCGGTTTTATTTCGATCACCTGCCGGGGCAGGAATATTCGTGGGATGGCGCGGTTTTTACCAGCACGATTGATGCCAGCACGTTTGATCCGTATGCGGTTGTGCCACCTGCTGGCACCTATGCGATTTATGGCGATGACGGGACGGATTTCATTATTGCGCTGAGCAGTGACGGCTTGGTCGATGCCGGAAACGGCAATAACAGCATCGAAATCTACGGTGATAACAACACCGTTTCCTCGGGCGATGGCAATGATCTTTATTACGTGTCCGGCAACAATAATACGATTGATGGCGGCGAAGCCAGCGACCGTATCGTTGTGCGTGGCGATAACAATACAATTGAAACCGGCGGCAGCGATCCGGGCCATAATACGGGCAGTTATTACGTCAGTGTGTCCGGCAATAACAACACCATCAATGCCGATGATGTCGAAGGGTGGCACGCCGTTTATGGTGACGATAACGTCATGAACACCTATGGCGGTGAAGACGATGTGACGATTTCCGGTAATCGTAACACGCTGGATGCGGGCGCGGACGACGATCACATTACAATCGATGGTGATGAAAACGATCTTTATGGCGGCGCGGGCGCGGACTGGTTTGATTTTCAATTCGGGGCAACGGACAACGTCATTCACGATTTTAACCGTGGCGAAGGGGATTTTATCGACATTCGCGATGTTTTGTCCGGATATGATCACGGTGTTGACGATGCCGACGATTTCATCCAATTGGTCGCGAATGGTGCGGATACGGATGTGTATGTCAGCGCCAGCGGCGATGGTAATTTTGATCGCCTGGCCACCATTATCGGCGGATTTGGCGGGGCCAGTGTTGATGATTTGATCACCAACGGGTCCCTGGCCGTGGCTGATGTGTAG
- a CDS encoding phosphoserine transaminase, whose translation MTAQPSHRPVNPCFSSGPCAKRPGWSLDNLKGAFLGRSHRAAEGKNRLNAVIEQHRKILNIPADYRVAIVAASDTGAVEMALWSLLGQRGVDVLGWEVFGLDWIKDITTQLKIADTRVMKAPFGSLPDLSAVDGARDIVFTWNGTTGGVRVPNGDWIPANREGLTICDATSAVFAYDLPWDKLDVVTWSWQKVLGGEAAHGMIVLSPRAVERLLTYTPDRPLPKIFRLVNNGKLIDGVFVGETINTPSMLAVEDCLDALTWAEGIGGLPAMIKRVEANYQTIKDWVAKTDWVDFLAADESYRSKTSVCLAITDPDFAAMDDDSRQAFVKSMTKLLEKDGIAYDTAGHRDAPAGLRIWCGATVEQSDVAALLPWLDWAYTQTKNKN comes from the coding sequence ATGACCGCGCAACCATCTCACCGTCCTGTGAACCCGTGTTTTTCATCCGGCCCCTGCGCCAAACGCCCGGGCTGGTCGCTGGACAATCTGAAGGGCGCGTTTCTGGGCCGGTCCCACCGCGCGGCCGAGGGGAAAAACCGCCTGAACGCGGTGATCGAACAGCACCGCAAAATTCTGAACATTCCGGCGGATTACCGCGTGGCGATCGTGGCCGCATCCGATACGGGCGCGGTGGAAATGGCGTTGTGGTCCCTGCTGGGTCAACGCGGTGTGGATGTGCTGGGCTGGGAAGTGTTCGGTCTGGACTGGATCAAGGATATTACGACCCAGTTGAAAATCGCCGACACCCGCGTGATGAAGGCACCGTTCGGATCATTGCCGGATTTATCCGCCGTCGATGGCGCTCGCGACATTGTCTTTACATGGAATGGCACCACCGGCGGCGTGCGTGTGCCGAACGGGGACTGGATCCCGGCGAACCGCGAAGGGTTAACCATCTGCGACGCCACCTCCGCCGTGTTTGCCTATGATCTGCCGTGGGACAAGCTGGATGTCGTCACATGGTCGTGGCAGAAAGTGCTGGGCGGTGAAGCCGCACACGGCATGATCGTTTTGTCCCCGCGTGCGGTGGAACGGCTGTTGACCTACACGCCAGATCGTCCGTTGCCGAAAATTTTCCGCCTGGTGAATAACGGTAAATTGATTGACGGCGTATTCGTTGGTGAAACCATCAACACCCCGTCAATGCTGGCGGTGGAAGATTGTCTGGATGCCCTGACATGGGCCGAAGGCATAGGTGGCCTGCCCGCGATGATCAAACGGGTGGAGGCCAATTACCAAACCATCAAGGATTGGGTTGCCAAAACCGACTGGGTTGATTTTCTGGCGGCGGATGAATCCTACCGTTCCAAAACATCCGTATGCCTGGCCATTACCGATCCGGATTTTGCCGCGATGGATGACGATTCGCGTCAGGCCTTCGTCAAATCCATGACCAAGCTGCTGGAAAAAGACGGTATTGCCTATGATACCGCGGGCCACCGCGACGCGCCGGCGGGCTTGCGCATCTGGTGCGGGGCGACGGTGGAACAATCCGATGTGGCGGCCCTGCTGCCGTGGCTGGATTGGGCGTATACGCAAACAAAAAATAAAAACTAA
- a CDS encoding response regulator, translating into MAFRFDKLSVLIAEDTVPMQKLMASVLESLGVGYIYTASDGNRAFEQFQRFNTDIVIADWHMTPASGIDLTREIRTNTLSPNRMAPIILVTGYSALARVAEARDAGVTEFLVKPFSANDIAKRIAHVINKPRDFIDCTGYFGPDRRRRVMPDFKGPYRRFGESQQNASKSA; encoded by the coding sequence ATGGCATTTAGATTTGATAAATTGAGCGTCCTGATTGCCGAAGACACAGTGCCGATGCAGAAATTGATGGCATCGGTTCTGGAATCGCTGGGTGTTGGCTATATCTACACCGCGTCGGACGGCAACCGCGCCTTTGAACAATTTCAACGGTTCAACACCGATATCGTTATTGCCGACTGGCACATGACGCCGGCATCGGGCATCGACCTGACACGCGAAATTCGCACCAATACTTTATCACCCAACCGCATGGCCCCGATCATTCTGGTCACCGGGTACAGCGCGTTGGCCCGTGTGGCCGAAGCGCGCGATGCGGGCGTGACCGAATTTCTGGTCAAACCCTTTTCCGCCAACGATATCGCCAAGCGCATCGCCCACGTGATTAACAAGCCGCGCGACTTTATCGATTGCACCGGGTATTTCGGCCCCGACCGCCGCCGCCGCGTCATGCCGGATTTCAAGGGCCCATATCGCCGTTTTGGCGAAAGCCAGCAAAACGCCAGCAAATCGGCGTAG
- a CDS encoding HAD family hydrolase, which translates to MLIKPKAPIIGRDISGVLWDLDNTLYRLDTMIEHAFNHAVARAALSLGVALPLDEAVTMAHQSYVDHGFSGYRFLRDYGLNRLDLHHRFHEYIDETVIAKNHETRDLFASVQTDHALITHGSRVWALKVLEHLELQPWFPDPRVFAYENYDFESKAKSRKPFEMALSSINKNPEAVVMVEDTLDNLRIPHEMGMTTIFLHHGRDPGELPDFVDHTMQTAQDVLVNVLKAPKD; encoded by the coding sequence ATGCTGATAAAACCGAAAGCCCCCATCATTGGTCGCGATATTTCCGGCGTCCTCTGGGATCTGGATAATACGCTGTATCGTCTGGATACGATGATTGAACATGCATTCAATCATGCGGTTGCGCGCGCGGCGTTGTCATTGGGTGTGGCGTTGCCGCTGGATGAGGCGGTGACGATGGCGCATCAATCCTATGTTGATCATGGGTTCAGTGGGTATCGGTTTTTACGGGATTACGGCCTCAATCGGCTCGATCTGCACCATCGTTTCCATGAATATATTGATGAAACGGTGATTGCGAAAAACCATGAAACGCGCGATCTGTTTGCGTCGGTGCAAACGGACCATGCATTAATTACGCATGGATCACGCGTATGGGCGTTGAAGGTTCTGGAGCATTTGGAACTGCAACCCTGGTTCCCGGACCCGCGCGTTTTTGCGTATGAAAATTACGATTTTGAAAGCAAGGCCAAAAGCCGCAAGCCCTTTGAAATGGCGTTGTCATCCATCAACAAAAATCCGGAAGCGGTGGTGATGGTGGAAGACACGCTGGACAATCTGCGCATCCCGCATGAAATGGGCATGACCACGATTTTTCTGCACCATGGGCGTGATCCGGGCGAACTGCCCGACTTCGTCGATCACACCATGCAAACGGCGCAGGATGTTTTGGTCAATGTTTTAAAGGCTCCAAAGGATTAA
- a CDS encoding NAD-dependent succinate-semialdehyde dehydrogenase produces MSASYADFIRDRAFINGQWSPAYSERIFAVTNPATGAVIGTVPDMGADETVAAVAAAKDAMPAWRKRTAKDRANIMRAWFNLIVEHADALAALLTAEQGKPLAEARGEIIYGASFVEWFAEEGKRIYGDTIPSHKVDARIMVTKEPIGVVGAITPWNFPCAMITRKIAPALAAGCTVVLKPAEDTPLSALALAVLAEAAGFPPGVINIVTGSYASAPAIGEVLTTHPDVRKISFTGSTEVGKILMRQSASTVKRLSLELGGNAPFIVFDSANIDRAVDGAMACKFRNAGQTCVCANRIYVQDGVYDEFAKKLTAKVAALSVGSGDKDGVQIGPLINEDGIEKVKTHVADAVARGAKLVCGGNTHDAGPLFFEPTVLTNMTPDMLLNNEETFGPVAGLFRFTDEADAIALANDTRFGLASYFYTNDLAQAFRVAESLEYGMVAINEPILSTEVAPFGGVKESGMGREGSHYGVEDFVTVKYTLVGGL; encoded by the coding sequence ATGTCCGCATCCTACGCCGATTTTATCAGGGACCGCGCCTTTATCAATGGCCAGTGGTCGCCCGCGTATTCGGAACGTATTTTTGCCGTGACCAACCCGGCGACGGGGGCGGTCATTGGCACCGTGCCCGACATGGGTGCGGATGAAACGGTTGCGGCGGTTGCGGCGGCAAAGGATGCCATGCCCGCCTGGCGCAAACGCACGGCCAAGGATCGCGCGAATATCATGCGCGCCTGGTTTAATCTGATCGTTGAACACGCCGATGCACTGGCCGCGCTCTTGACGGCGGAGCAGGGCAAGCCGCTGGCCGAGGCGCGGGGCGAAATTATTTACGGCGCGTCCTTCGTCGAATGGTTCGCCGAGGAAGGCAAGCGCATTTACGGCGACACCATCCCCTCGCACAAGGTGGACGCGCGCATCATGGTGACCAAGGAACCGATCGGCGTTGTCGGGGCCATCACGCCGTGGAATTTTCCCTGCGCCATGATCACGCGCAAGATTGCTCCGGCGCTGGCCGCCGGATGCACGGTGGTTTTGAAACCGGCTGAAGATACGCCGCTCTCTGCGTTGGCGCTGGCCGTTCTGGCCGAGGCCGCGGGGTTCCCGCCCGGCGTCATCAATATTGTCACCGGATCCTATGCCTCCGCCCCGGCGATTGGTGAGGTTCTGACCACGCATCCGGATGTGCGGAAAATTTCCTTCACCGGGTCGACCGAGGTGGGAAAAATTCTGATGCGCCAATCCGCCAGCACGGTGAAACGCCTGTCGCTGGAACTGGGTGGCAATGCGCCATTCATTGTGTTTGATTCCGCCAATATCGACCGTGCGGTCGATGGGGCGATGGCGTGCAAATTTCGCAACGCCGGGCAAACCTGTGTCTGCGCCAACCGGATTTATGTGCAGGACGGCGTCTATGACGAATTCGCCAAGAAATTGACGGCCAAGGTTGCGGCCCTGTCGGTGGGGTCGGGGGACAAAGACGGCGTGCAAATCGGCCCGCTGATCAACGAAGACGGCATTGAAAAGGTCAAAACCCATGTTGCCGATGCCGTGGCGCGCGGGGCAAAACTGGTGTGTGGCGGCAATACGCACGATGCGGGGCCGTTGTTCTTTGAACCCACGGTGCTGACCAACATGACGCCGGACATGCTGTTGAACAACGAAGAAACCTTCGGTCCCGTTGCGGGCCTGTTCCGCTTCACGGACGAAGCCGACGCGATTGCGCTGGCCAATGATACGCGCTTTGGCTTGGCATCCTATTTCTACACCAACGATCTGGCCCAAGCCTTCCGCGTGGCCGAATCGCTGGAATACGGCATGGTCGCCATCAACGAACCCATCCTCTCCACCGAAGTCGCCCCCTTCGGCGGCGTCAAGGAATCCGGCATGGGCCGCGAAGGCTCGCATTACGGCGTCGAAGATTTCGTGACGGTGAAATATACGTTGGTGGGCGGGTTGTAG
- the serA gene encoding phosphoglycerate dehydrogenase — protein MPKVLIADKMDAVAAQIFKDNKIDVDVKPGLSPEELSAIIGQYDGLAVRSATKVKADAIGVAGPRLKIIGRAGIGVDTIDVPAATNAGIVVMNTPFGNSITTAEHAIAMMFALARQIPQANESTHAGKWEKAKFMGVELYGKTLGVIGCGNIGSIVASRALGLQMRVIAFDPFLTDDRARDLGVEKVDLDTLLARADFITLHTPLTDQTRNILDAAALAKTKKGVRIINCARGGLIVEADLKAALDSGHVAGAALDVFEEEPATANPLFGHANVICTPHLGASTTEAQVNVAIQVAEQMSDFLLNGAVSNAVNMPSISAEDAPRLKPYMKLAEQMGALAGQIADGAITKIAIEFMGDAAALNTKPLSALILASVLRATLDGVNMVNAPQVAKSRGIAVSDTHSTDCPDFHTALRLTVTTEKGDHAVTGTLFAGKEPRIMDIENVPVEAALAGRVLFIRNDDTPGLIGAVGTMLGNAKVNIADFRLGRVPGGNSAVALVSIDNDVPDDLFAALSALPQIQSAKLLRF, from the coding sequence ATGCCAAAAGTTTTAATTGCCGACAAAATGGACGCGGTTGCCGCGCAGATTTTTAAAGACAACAAAATCGACGTGGATGTGAAGCCGGGCCTGTCCCCCGAGGAATTAAGCGCCATCATTGGCCAGTATGACGGCCTGGCCGTCCGGTCCGCGACGAAGGTCAAGGCCGACGCCATTGGTGTGGCGGGCCCGCGTTTGAAAATCATTGGCCGTGCCGGGATTGGCGTTGATACCATTGACGTTCCGGCGGCAACCAATGCCGGGATTGTGGTGATGAACACGCCGTTCGGCAATTCCATCACCACCGCCGAACATGCCATCGCCATGATGTTTGCACTGGCCCGCCAAATTCCGCAGGCTAATGAATCCACCCATGCCGGAAAATGGGAAAAGGCCAAATTTATGGGCGTGGAACTTTACGGCAAAACGCTGGGTGTGATCGGGTGCGGTAATATCGGGTCCATCGTCGCGTCGCGCGCTCTGGGTCTGCAAATGCGTGTGATCGCCTTTGATCCGTTCCTGACCGATGATCGTGCCCGCGATTTGGGGGTGGAGAAGGTGGATCTGGATACGCTGCTGGCCCGTGCGGATTTCATCACATTGCACACGCCGCTGACCGATCAGACGCGCAATATTCTGGATGCGGCCGCTTTGGCGAAAACCAAGAAAGGCGTGCGCATCATCAACTGCGCCCGCGGCGGATTGATTGTTGAGGCGGATTTGAAAGCCGCCCTTGATTCCGGCCATGTCGCCGGCGCTGCGCTGGACGTGTTCGAGGAAGAACCCGCTACGGCCAACCCGTTGTTCGGTCATGCCAATGTGATCTGCACCCCGCATCTGGGGGCCTCGACGACCGAGGCGCAGGTGAATGTGGCCATTCAGGTCGCGGAACAAATGTCTGACTTCCTGTTGAATGGCGCGGTATCCAACGCCGTCAACATGCCGTCGATCAGTGCGGAGGATGCGCCGCGCCTAAAGCCCTATATGAAACTGGCCGAACAGATGGGAGCGCTGGCGGGGCAAATTGCCGATGGGGCCATCACCAAAATCGCCATTGAATTTATGGGCGATGCGGCGGCGCTGAACACCAAGCCGCTCAGTGCCTTGATCCTGGCGTCTGTCCTGCGCGCGACGCTGGACGGTGTGAACATGGTCAACGCGCCCCAGGTGGCAAAATCACGCGGCATCGCCGTGTCTGATACGCACAGCACCGATTGCCCGGATTTCCATACGGCCCTGCGCCTAACCGTCACAACGGAAAAGGGTGACCATGCCGTTACGGGCACGCTGTTTGCCGGGAAAGAACCGCGCATCATGGACATTGAAAATGTCCCGGTCGAAGCCGCATTGGCGGGCCGCGTCCTGTTTATCCGCAATGATGATACGCCGGGCCTGATCGGTGCGGTGGGAACGATGCTGGGCAATGCCAAGGTCAATATTGCCGATTTCCGTCTGGGCCGTGTGCCGGGCGGGAACAGCGCGGTGGCTTTGGTGTCGATTGATAACGATGTGCCGGATGATCTGTTCGCGGCCCTGTCGGCCCTGCCGCAAATCCAATCGGCGAAATTGTTGCGGTTTTAA